Proteins encoded together in one Lathyrus oleraceus cultivar Zhongwan6 chromosome 5, CAAS_Psat_ZW6_1.0, whole genome shotgun sequence window:
- the LOC127083810 gene encoding calcium-binding protein CML24 — MDDEVRKIFNKFDKNGDGKISRAELKEMMLALGSKTTSEEVNRMMAEVDQNGDGYIDLKEFGEIHTGRGDDRELQEAFEMYDLDKNGLISAKELHAVMRRLGEKCSLNDCRKMIGNVDADHDGNVNFEEFKKMMSGS; from the coding sequence ATGGACGATGAAGTGCGCAAGATCTTCAACAAATTCGATAAGAACGGCGACGGGAAGATCTCGCGCGCGGAGCTCAAGGAGATGATGCTGGCGCTCGGATCTAAGACGACGTCGGAGGAAGTTAATCGGATGATGGCGGAGGTTGACCAGAACGGCGATGGGTAcattgatctgaaggagttcgGAGAAATACACACCGGCCGTGGTGACGATAGAGAGCTCCAAGAGGCGTTTGAGATGTACGATTTGGACAAAAATGGACTGATCTCGGCGAAGGAGCTGCACGCGGTTATGCGGCGGTTGGGGGAGAAATGTTCTCTTAACGATTGCCGGAAAATGATCGGAAACGTCGACGCTGATCACGATGGTAATGTAAATTTCGAAGAGTTTAAGAAGATGATGAGTGGCTCCTAA